The Dreissena polymorpha isolate Duluth1 chromosome 9, UMN_Dpol_1.0, whole genome shotgun sequence genome contains the following window.
TAAGGGGGAGAAGATATTAGGCCCTAACGGTCCATTGAAGATATGCTATAACTTTGAAGTTACGTACGAGTCATCAATAGAATTCAATTATGATCTTCAGTTGTCAGATACAGCCGTGATGCTGCTACTATCTCCTTCATCAGGTGGGTCCATATTCATCGGACGTTTCGGCACTGTCCCACTACGTCCTCCTATGGTGTGCCGACCGGAAGTGATCAATTTCCGGCCAGGAGATAGTAAGCCTCCGCTACACTTCCTCATCTGCCAGGTCTCGGTGGCCAGTCCCTAGTCGACAGCCCTGTGTCCCCCTATCCACTTCTTCTCTCTCTTCCGCCATAGCCACAAGGAAGCAGACTCCGTTTCACGTGCAACAACCGATATGGCCCGTTTCCGGACCTGTCCTGTAACCCCCAGTCTGCTGAAAGTGCGCCACAGTGATTGTGCTGGGAAACCTCTGCAGCCCACCTCCACTGGAAAACACCATGCCTTCCAGCCTTTCTCTGTGCAGGTATCTGTGAGGGCCTGGTACTTTTCGCGCTTCCGTTCGAAGCTCTCTTCAATCCGCTCCTCCCATGGTACTGTGAGCTCCACCATCACAACCTGTTTTGATGCAGCTGACCACAGTACTATGTCGGGTCTCTGGTTTGTCACGGTGATCTCCTGTGGAAACTTGAGCTGTTTCTTCAAGTCTGCTTCCATTCTCCAATCTGTTGCCGTTCCAAGAATCCCACATGCGCGTTTGGCCTTTGCCCCTTCTTCTCCGGCTCTGACAAAGGAAATGAATGAGGGGCCTTTGTTGGTCGTCTTCTGCGCTTTTCGTGCTTGATCTAGATGATCGGCGATTGAAGCAAGAACCCTGTCGTGACGCCATCTGTATCGACCATCAGACAGGGCTGTCCTGCATGAGCTCAGAACATGCTCCAGATTCGCTGGTCTTCCACAGAGCTTGCAATCTGGCTTTTCGGCAAGACCCCAAGTCACTAGGTTTGTTGGACTTGGCAGCACGTCGTAGACAGACTTGAGCAAGAAACTAAGTCTGTCGCTTTCCATGGTCCAGATCGCATTCCATGTAAGCTTTCTCTGGGGTTCTCCCTCCCAGTTCAGCCATTTTCCCTGTTTCCGTAGGGTAACAGCTCTGGTGAGCCTGGATTCTTCCTCCATTCGGCGAATCTCTTCCTGCACTTGGGTGCGTCGGTCTTTTGCACTGGCTTTGCTCCACTGCGAACGGGTGACGCATCCGAAGCCTAGTCGCCCGTGTGCAACATTACCGACAATGTCGCTGTGCCGAAGACGAGCCTCAGCCTCTTCAACTGCCTTGTCAGCCCTCCACTTTCTCCCGGTGTTGACCTGCACTCCTGCTTCTCTAACCTTCTCATCTCTACTGTCTCGTAGCATAATGACTTTCCGAGCCTTTGTGACCTTGTATTCCTCCGTCAGTGATCTGAGAGGTATCTGCAGCTTGCTGCCTGTGCAGTACAAACCGAGGCTGGTGAAACTTTTTGGCACCCCCATCCACCTCCTGAGGAATGAATTTATTGTCCTCTCCATTGCTTCCACTGTTGATGACGGTACACTGTACACAAGCAGCGGCCACAATAGGCGTGGTAGGATGCCATGCTGGTAAATCCAGGCCTTGAATTTTCCTGGCAGACCACACTTGTCCACATCTTTCAACCAGTTTTCCATTTGCACTACCGTGTCTTTGATACTCTGTTTATCATTGAGTGAGTCTCGAAACCACTTCCCGAGGCACTTCAGCGGTTGCTCCTTAACAGTAGGGATGAGCTGATCTTTGATTCTATATCTTGCACTCTCTTGAATCTTTCCTTTCCTCAAAACCATGCTCCTTGATTTCTGGGAACTTCATTCTGGCCCACTCGATAAGTTCGCCAATGTCTTGCAGCATCCACCTTCCCTCGACGTACGACTTTGCTGTAATAGTCATATCGTCCATAAATGCCCTCGTTGGTGGTTGGATACACCCCGAAGTCATTTTGGGTCCTCTTGATGGCTTCTCCGCTGACTTCACTATCAGATTCATGGCTGCTGCGAACAGCACCACTGAAATTGTGCACCCGGTAATGATGCCTACTTCAAGTCTCTGCCAGTCAGTGGTTATTGCCCTTGTTGAAAATCTCATGATGAAGCAGTCGAAATAGTGCCGCAACATCTGCCGAAATCGAACGGGTACATGATACAATTGTAGAGTCTTTTGTATCATCTGATGCGGAACAGAACCATATGCATTTGCTAGGTCAAGCCAGATCACTGCGATGTCTCCTTTGTTCTCGCGTGCTTCCTTGATGATTTGGGTGATGACACTGGTATGCTCGATGCACCCAGATACATCGGGTACTCCTCCTTTCTGCACAGCTGTATCTATGTACTTGTTCTGAAGCAAATAAGAGGTCATTCTTTTTGAAAGGACAGCGAGGAGTATCTTCCCTTCCACGTTCAGCAAAGAGATAGTCCTGAATTGACCAAGGGTTGACGAATCCTCTTCTTTAGGAATAAAACATCCCTCTGCCTTCAGCCATTCTCTGCAAAGCTCTCCTTTCCTCCAAACAACCTTTATAAGCTTCCACAACCGTAGCAAGATCTTGGGGCAGTTCTTGTATACTCTGTACGGTACTCCATTGGGTCCTGGTGCTGAAGACGCTCTGGCCTTCCTTACAATGTCCTTGACTTCTTGCAACCTAGGTTCTGCGCAATCAAAGTCATGTTCAGGATCATCTGGTGTGAGCAACTTGTCGCACTCGCCCAGTTCCTTGTGACGGTCGCTGTCACTGTACATATCTTTGATGTACTTGTTTGCCTCCTCTTTTGTGCATTGAAGTTCGCCTGTCTTCTTTTCTCCGAGCAAACGCTTCACAAACTGAAATGGATTGCTAGTAAACTGAGCTCTCTTTCGCCTTCTCTCGTGTCTCTTCCGGCGCAGATTCTCTGCTCTCCGTAAACACTGGATCTCCTTCCGTACATCATCTCTCAGTTCTGCCAGACCTTGTTTCTCCTCTTCCTCTGCTTGTCTGTATCTGCTTTTCAAGCGTTCTCCCCTTAGGTTGAAAATCTTCTGCAGTCTTCTATTCCCGCCAACCTTGGGTTGTCCGACTTTCTCTTTAGCTGTTCCGAATCGCTCTTTTCCAAATGTGTAGATCAGCTCAGACATGACATGCAGCTTGCTCTCTACTTTGCCTTTCAGAACGTTCTCCATCACCAGTTCCAGCTCCTCTTCAAACGCCTTCCACTTCGCTCTCTCTGTACTTGCGGGCCACATCACTTTCTTCCGCCGCTCTGTAGATTCTACTGCAGCTCGATCTTCAGTCCTCTCTGCGTTATCAATGGTTACCTCATTCTCTTCTGATGCGTGGGGGCTCTGGACACTGATGTGTTCATCCTGATCCAGCTCCTCCTCCGTCTCACCAAGTTGCCTTGCGCGTTGCAACAGATTTAGGATTGGTGCGCACCCCATCTTTGTGCCATGAATCTTCAGTCCCACCTTATTCTTACACACCTTCCCACAACTACATGTTCTTGCCCAGTCCGTGTTCTGATTCGTTGTCGGTTGATCGGGCGTGTTCGTTACCTGTTGGCTTGTAGGTCGATCATCCTCCCCCACTCTCGTACGACCTTGGGGGTATTTCTTGTGTTGTCTTTCTGTAGCTTGCTCGGGTTTCTTCTTACGAAGAACGTAAACTGACTTGCTGGGACAGTTTACCCTTATGCCAGTCTTTCCTAGCTGCCACCTGTCTCTCCATGGTGTCACTGTACTATTCACAGTTGTCAGCTGGTCTTTCATATACATACCAGGGCTTTGCAGATGGGCAGTTGGGCTGATATGTTAAGACAACCTAAACAATATCAATGGGATCAAGCACGCAAACCTTTCGATCAGTGGCATAATAGTGATCCAAAGTACTTAGAGGTACCATATACTATTGCATACATTCAGGGTCCTACTGCAGAAAAGGTATCAGCTAAACCAATGTCAGCGGACAGACGATCGTTCTTAGAGGAAACGTTTAGAATAGCGCAAAGACGGTTATGAACAGTAAATCCTAAGTTTGGAGGCATTATGTTACGGGAACGTAAAGTAAAACAAGGGAAATTTAGGGCAGTGCCTAATGCAAACTTAAACAAACCACCTAAAAAGACTGTTACCATTACAGGTAAAGACGTAGCGTTTTCAATGGATTCAAGTGCAATACCATTGACTAATGACAAAACGGATAACCGGGCTAGACTCAATTTAATACGACCTACGTTGAACGAACAGGCAGCTTCAAGGGAGGGCATAGCAAACTTTTTAAGACAGGGCCAGATGGACATTGACGGTAATGAAATTACTGACGATAGATTTGACCCATTTTCTGAAAATGGAATGACAAACGATTCAAAAGAGGCATGTTCTAAGATATTAGAAACTGTGAGTGATGATGCAGGCGTTGAGTTTATTCAGGACGGAGAGGGTAAACCTATTATTAACTTAACTGGGATGCCAATATCAGACATGGACGCTACGCACGTTCCGGTAGAAATGGACATTACTACTAAAGGGGTTATAATCGGGCAGGGCTTGACTCACGCAGATACATGTTCTTCAGATCAAAGTAAAGCTAACAGATCGGGACAGAAATATCGCATTAGAATGACTGGTAAATGGGTATATCCTTATAAGCCGGGTACCAAACGAGCAGACGTAAATACATTCACGCGTAACCCCGAACGGGCATCGTTACAAGTCAAGACGGACGCACTGACACAGGAAATGCGTAAAGTACTCACTGACACTAAAGTTAAACCTGATGTCATGTTCCCTGTTGCATCTGTGTTACAGCAGGCCATAGAAATCCAACCAGTCAACGACACCCGGGTGAAATCGCGAGTCGCCAAAACCGCAGTAATCGACAAAGTAACAAAGAAAGCGAGGGACGAGTATTATAAACCCGTCGACGGAAACCAGTCATTTGACAGCGCCGGAGCTGTAACATCGGCGTTAATAGTAGCCACTAAGATACCAAGCTACTTTACCTACAACAACACAAAGCCCAACACATACGCAGACGCAACGTCAAATATCATAGACGACGGATACAATCCATCGACTAGAGAGATATCTCACAAGCGGTTTGCCGGTCCGGACGAGATCAGCTTTATCCCTGAGAAGAAAAGAAAACCCTAGGTATGGAACCTTTTAATAAAATTGCTAGACCACAAACATTATCTATACGAACTGTTAACGAAACTCCAGaatattatgatatattaaaTTGGACTAAATATCCAgctttgtttacaataaacaataTTGCGCAAACGTTCAAATCTATATTACTAAATGACCATCAATTTGGTAAAGATTATCCATTTGACTATTCTGACAAACCTATACACCATGTTCTTAACTACATGCGAGCGTTTCAAAAGATCTTCCACCATAACTACGTACAATTCTCGTACGACGGTCAACTGCAAGGGGACAGTACGGTACCCACTACGGGATTACAAATGACATCAGGGAATACTGAGGGGCCACATACTTGGAAAATACCGCAAAACACGACATTTGACCAAAGTACTAAACGGTATGGAAAACTATTAGCACAAATGTTCCCACTAAAAGTAATGCTACCAACGCTTAGAGGTAACCCTCAAAATCTATCTATATTGCAACGACTATCTAATGGTGAAGTACATAAAGTAAACTGGTCAGATACGCCTAACGACACTGAAATGTTATCAATTCCTGGTGACAATAAAATGTATCTAGGTATGGTAACAGACCCAGACTTAACAAAGAACATATGGGAAAATAAAGTTAACGACGATCCGTTCAGAGCAATACAATTACCTATGGTACAAAGTTACGGATTTCTTGGAAATACGCATCTGCAATGTAACACTACCGTACCGGAGTTAATAACAGTGTCATTTCAATGGGACATAGTCAACAACTGTCCTCCTGTAAACGAGACAGACTTACATACGTACGTATTAGGAACGGTACTtacaagaaataaaataaacgaGTTACTAATAGTAAATAAAACGTTCAACAAGTTAGGATCACCAGAAATATACGGAACCTCTAGTTGGACATTAGGAGAAACAATATTGGCATATACAATAGACCAGTTTAcggtcaaacaaacaaataacacgGGAGACACAACAGGGACAATGACCTTTGACTAAACAGCAATGCAATTGGGACCTAACTTATGGTTCTTTCCTATGGCAATGATACATATGGACGCTATATGGAACTATAGACATGCATTAATGGTACGACTAGATACATTAGATCAAGGAACAGCAGCACAAAAACGAAGACTAGACGACCTGTTTGAGGAACATACAGTATTACAAACTAAAATACGCAAACTAGAAGAGAGTCCTGTAAAGAATCCGACAGCTTGTGTACCAGCAGCAAACGTACCAAACATAATACAACAGTCTACGTTCAATTTAAATATACCACCTGACTTCTTAGACAAACTACATCAGACAATTAAAGACGGTATGTCGGATTCAACAGTAACCGTCACGGGCGGGGATGAGAGTATATGGGCAAGATTATTAGGAATAGGAGTTCAAGCAATATCAACAGTGGGGGGTGACGTAGCGGCTGCAtcaatagcagcagcagtagaaacTGAAGGGAACTTAGTAAATTCAGCAGTAGAGGGATTAATTCAGGGGTCTGTAAGCTCTCAAGTATCATCAACTGTAAACGCTGTAGTGGGTACAGCTACGGAAAGGTTATCAAAGGAAGCATCTGATGGGGTAAACAAAGCTATAGACGCATTAGTAGGAAAAGAAGTGGAAGATAAGAATAGAGATAGACTGATAAACACTAATCAATTAGCAATAGATGAATGTAAAAGACTAGTCGCAACATTGGAAGACAAAGTGAATAAAATGCAAACACTTGACATTACAAAAGCATTAGCTATGCAGGCAACGGTTGAGAAAAACGCTGACTTACTGGAAGCATTAGAAGCTAGAATGTTAAGTGCAGAAACGTTTTTAACAAGACAAGGCGTAACATTAACAGACATTTCAGTACTAACGACACATAATATCGCCAATATAACAAACATGCAACAATACGTCAATACTTACCTTAAGAAAATGGTCATACCATATATGCTAGAGTCTTATCCTGAAATGTTTGGACGATTATAACAGAATCAAATTGGAACATTTAACGCAGTAAATAGCATTAGTCAACAACAAGGACTGAAACCAGCATACCTAGTAAAAGGAATACCGACAGTATACGTA
Protein-coding sequences here:
- the LOC127846067 gene encoding uncharacterized protein LOC127846067, with translation MENWLKDVDKCGLPGKFKAWIYQHGILPRLLWPLLVYSVPSSTVEAMERTINSFLRRWMGVPKSFTSLGLYCTGSKLQIPLRSLTEEYKVTKARKVIMLRDSRDEKVREAGVQVNTGRKWRADKAVEEAEARLRHSDIVGNVAHGRLGFGCVTRSQWSKASAKDRRTQVQEEIRRMEEESRLTRAVTLRKQGKWLNWEGEPQRKLTWNAIWTMESDRLSFLLKSVYDVLPSPTNLVTWGLAEKPDCKLCGRPANLEHVLSSCRTALSDGRYRWRHDRVLASIADHLDQARKAQKTTNKGPSFISFVRAGEEGAKAKRACGILGTATDWRMEADLKKQLKFPQEITVTNQRPDIVLWSAASKQVVMVELTVPWEERIEESFERKREKYQALTDTCTEKGWKAWCFPVEVGCRGFPAQSLWRTFSRLGVTGQVRKRAISVVARETESASLWLWRKREKKWIGGHRAVD
- the LOC127846068 gene encoding uncharacterized protein LOC127846068, encoding MKDQLTTVNSTVTPWRDRWQLGKTGIRVNCPSKSVYVLRKKKPEQATERQHKKYPQGRTRVGEDDRPTSQQVTNTPDQPTTNQNTDWARTCSCGKVCKNKVGLKIHGTKMGCAPILNLLQRARQLGETEEELDQDEHISVQSPHASEENEVTIDNAERTEDRAAVESTERRKKVMWPASTERAKWKAFEEELELVMENVLKGKVESKLHVMSELIYTFGKERFGTAKEKVGQPKVGGNRRLQKIFNLRGERLKSRYRQAEEEEKQGLAELRDDVRKEIQCLRRAENLRRKRHERRRKRAQFTSNPFQFVKRLLGEKKTGELQCTKEEANKYIKDMYSDSDRHKELGECDKLLTPDDPEHDFDCAEPRLQEVKDIVRKARASSAPGPNGVPYRVYKNCPKILLRLWKLIKVVWRKGELCREWLKAEGCFIPKEEDSSTLGQFRTISLLNVEGKILLAVLSKRMTSYLLQNKYIDTAVQKGGVPDVSGCIEHTSVITQIIKEARENKGDIAVIWLDLANAYGSVPHQMIQKTLQLYHVPVRFRQMLRHYFDCFIMRFSTRAITTDWQRLEVGIITGCTISVVLFAAAMNLIVKSAEKPSRGPKMTSGCIQPPTRAFMDDMTITAKSYVEGRWMLQDIGELIEWARMKFPEIKEHGFEERKDSRECKI